The following proteins are co-located in the Flectobacillus major DSM 103 genome:
- a CDS encoding family 43 glycosylhydrolase — MKSILSICAGLVSLATFAQQVPKPILPDVYADPHIAVFNKTYYIYPTTDGFEGWGSDKFTCWSSKDLVTWKNEGVILDLKKDLTWAKERAWAPAIAEKNGKYYYYYSADTNIGVAVCDKPTGPFKDPLGKPLIAKGQYQAQSIDPMVLVDDDGQAYLYFGQGRCYIVKLNADMISFDPNNVISYKPEGYNEGSFAFKRKGKYYLMWSEYDTRDPRYSVAYGVSDSPMGPFVKGDKNPVLKGSGEVKGAGHHSVVKVPNKDEWYIVYHRFKIPDGNGYNRETCISSMYFDKDGNILPVDVFEVVKGRK; from the coding sequence ATGAAGTCTATTTTATCTATTTGTGCAGGGCTGGTTTCGTTGGCCACATTTGCCCAGCAAGTCCCCAAACCTATCTTGCCCGATGTGTATGCCGACCCGCATATTGCTGTTTTCAACAAAACATACTATATCTACCCAACCACCGACGGTTTTGAAGGTTGGGGTTCTGACAAATTTACCTGTTGGTCGTCAAAGGATTTGGTTACATGGAAAAACGAAGGTGTTATACTTGACCTAAAGAAAGACCTTACTTGGGCAAAAGAAAGAGCATGGGCTCCAGCTATTGCTGAAAAAAACGGTAAATATTACTACTATTATTCGGCCGATACTAATATTGGTGTGGCCGTATGCGATAAGCCCACTGGGCCCTTCAAAGACCCTCTTGGTAAGCCATTGATAGCCAAAGGGCAATACCAAGCTCAGAGTATCGATCCAATGGTATTGGTTGATGACGATGGTCAAGCATATCTGTATTTTGGTCAGGGCCGATGTTATATTGTCAAACTAAATGCTGATATGATTTCTTTTGACCCTAACAATGTCATTTCTTATAAACCTGAAGGCTATAATGAGGGTTCATTTGCGTTTAAAAGAAAGGGGAAATATTATTTGATGTGGTCGGAATACGATACTCGTGACCCTCGCTATTCGGTAGCTTATGGTGTATCTGATTCACCAATGGGGCCGTTTGTGAAAGGTGATAAAAATCCAGTCTTGAAAGGCTCTGGCGAAGTAAAAGGAGCAGGGCATCATTCGGTTGTAAAAGTGCCTAATAAAGACGAATGGTATATTGTATATCACCGTTTCAAAATACCCGATGGTAATGGCTATAATCGTGAAACATGTATTTCGTCGATGTATTTTGATAAAGATGGTAATATTTTACCTGTAGATGTTTTTGAGGTAGTTAAAGGGAGGAAATGA
- a CDS encoding GNAT family N-acetyltransferase, which produces MIDISSERLKLIPLDNYLLQIWHQQGRNAMEAKLGLNPSNWQIEDFFQTETQEALANYWIPMTDEYLVDFFWYTNWEIVLVEKNLSIGGIGLSGLPDKHGATMVGYCIDMPFRQQGFASEALQCLIDWASTDINLKTILADTPLDNIASQQVLKKCGFSTFGLIDEVQHIELLKVKHWHLSIR; this is translated from the coding sequence ATGATAGATATATCTTCTGAACGTCTCAAACTTATTCCTCTCGACAATTACCTCTTACAGATATGGCACCAGCAAGGCCGCAATGCCATGGAGGCTAAGCTAGGGCTTAATCCCTCAAACTGGCAAATTGAAGATTTTTTTCAGACCGAAACACAAGAAGCCTTGGCTAACTATTGGATTCCGATGACCGACGAATACCTTGTTGATTTCTTTTGGTATACCAACTGGGAAATTGTACTGGTCGAAAAAAACCTTTCTATTGGAGGTATCGGCTTGTCGGGACTACCCGACAAGCACGGAGCTACTATGGTAGGTTATTGTATAGATATGCCCTTTCGCCAACAGGGATTTGCGTCTGAGGCTCTTCAATGCCTGATTGATTGGGCATCGACCGACATTAACCTAAAAACTATTTTGGCCGATACACCCCTCGATAATATTGCGTCACAACAAGTTCTTAAAAAATGTGGTTTTTCAACATTTGGCCTAATCGACGAAGTCCAACATATAGAATTATTAAAAGTAAAACACTGGCATTTGTCTATTCGCTAA
- a CDS encoding TonB-dependent receptor domain-containing protein — protein MKKFLLLSALSLVGFNLWAQFPGVPGMGGGQNRQQQAIPGTAQAAPKGSAKIVGYVIDSAATKAVEFASVALINKTTNKPVDGTVADEKGKFTLAKVATGEYIVSVSFLGYQSKKMTVNIVNKNDEIDLGVIRLSQSTQLLQEVTVEGQKAVIEDKVDRLVYNAERDATSRGGDASDVLRKVPMLSVDLDGNVSLRGSSNVRVLINNKPSTIVATSVADALKQIPADMIKTVEVITSPSAKYDAEGSSGIINIITKKNTLQGLTLNLDSSVGIRGGNLSLNGNYRKKNMGFSLGGFGRANYNINGTFENQQITTANNIQTINKQFADTRSNGMFGSYQLGWDWDINKHNSVTASVRYGVRNQRNYQDGLLNERFSGTTLLSQNLRDVDVKDLSGTIDANIDYTHTFKKPQQEFSLLTQFSRNNRTNDFINNNLNISDLSILSRLKNNNDSYNQEVTVQADYQTPLSKTQLVEIGAKGIFRTVNSDYKYFSAQGATGEYTELNNSLASSNVFSYNQNIVAGYLSYTATLSKKYTLKVGGRYEHTDINANFKTGETSLSIPSYGVLVPSLNISRKLKGASTLKFAYNRRIQRPSIQFLNPNVNASNPLSISSGNPNLSPEYTNNYELTLNTTVKSTFLTVATFVRNTTGSIESVRDVKGDTIRTNFQNIGNQDAYGMNAFANVSLSNKLMIGLGGDVYYAKLNNNVANPLYNASNSGWVANYRIFGSYNLGNNWGVQAFGFYRSTQVQLQGFQGGFGIYSLSLKKDFKDKKGSIGFGAENFFTPNGFKINNEINSPIIAQNSTTTLRNMNFKVNFSYRIGKMSFDAPSKRKKSVNNDDLKEGGEGGGGGQQQGGATPAAGGGRPR, from the coding sequence ATGAAAAAATTTTTATTATTATCAGCATTAAGCTTAGTAGGATTTAACCTTTGGGCTCAATTTCCAGGAGTACCGGGTATGGGAGGTGGACAAAATCGTCAGCAGCAAGCTATTCCGGGTACAGCACAGGCCGCACCAAAAGGCTCTGCAAAAATTGTAGGTTATGTAATAGATTCGGCAGCTACCAAGGCTGTTGAGTTTGCAAGTGTGGCACTTATCAATAAAACTACCAACAAGCCAGTTGATGGTACCGTAGCCGATGAAAAGGGTAAGTTTACATTGGCGAAAGTTGCTACAGGAGAATATATCGTTTCGGTATCATTTTTGGGCTATCAGTCAAAAAAAATGACAGTAAATATTGTCAACAAAAACGATGAAATAGATTTGGGTGTGATTCGCCTTTCGCAAAGTACACAGTTGTTACAAGAGGTAACAGTAGAAGGTCAGAAAGCTGTAATTGAAGATAAAGTAGACCGTTTGGTGTACAATGCCGAGCGTGATGCTACATCACGTGGAGGCGATGCGTCGGATGTACTAAGAAAAGTACCTATGCTTTCGGTAGACTTAGATGGTAACGTGTCGTTACGTGGTAGTTCAAACGTAAGAGTATTGATTAACAACAAGCCTTCTACAATTGTGGCTACGAGTGTTGCCGATGCCTTGAAGCAGATTCCTGCCGATATGATTAAAACTGTAGAGGTGATTACTTCGCCATCGGCCAAATACGATGCAGAGGGGTCGTCGGGTATTATCAATATCATTACCAAAAAGAATACTTTGCAAGGCTTAACCCTTAACTTGGATTCAAGTGTAGGTATTCGTGGAGGTAACTTGTCGTTGAATGGTAATTATCGCAAGAAAAACATGGGCTTCTCGTTGGGAGGTTTTGGTCGTGCCAACTACAATATCAATGGTACTTTTGAAAACCAACAAATTACAACAGCCAATAATATACAAACTATCAACAAACAGTTTGCCGATACTCGTAGCAATGGTATGTTTGGCAGTTACCAATTAGGATGGGACTGGGATATTAACAAACACAACTCGGTAACAGCTTCGGTACGTTATGGGGTTCGTAATCAACGTAACTACCAAGATGGGCTGTTGAACGAACGTTTTTCTGGAACAACGTTGTTGAGCCAAAATTTAAGAGATGTAGATGTGAAAGATTTGTCGGGGACAATCGATGCTAATATTGATTATACTCATACTTTCAAAAAACCTCAGCAAGAGTTTAGTTTATTGACACAGTTTAGCCGTAATAACCGTACAAACGACTTTATTAACAATAACTTGAATATAAGTGATTTGTCGATTTTGAGCCGTTTGAAAAACAATAACGATAGCTATAACCAAGAAGTAACTGTACAGGCCGATTACCAAACACCTTTATCAAAAACACAATTGGTTGAGATTGGAGCAAAAGGTATTTTTCGTACTGTCAATAGTGATTATAAGTACTTTTCGGCACAAGGTGCTACAGGTGAATACACCGAGTTGAATAATAGCTTGGCTTCGTCAAACGTATTTAGCTATAACCAAAACATTGTAGCGGGGTATTTATCATATACAGCCACTTTGAGCAAAAAATATACGTTGAAAGTAGGCGGCCGTTATGAACATACCGATATTAATGCCAACTTCAAAACAGGCGAAACTAGCTTGTCGATTCCTTCGTATGGTGTTTTGGTACCAAGTTTGAATATCTCAAGAAAACTGAAAGGTGCAAGTACGCTCAAGTTTGCTTATAACCGTCGTATTCAACGCCCTTCTATTCAGTTTTTGAACCCGAACGTAAATGCGTCGAACCCTTTGAGTATTTCTAGCGGTAATCCCAACTTGAGTCCTGAATATACCAACAACTATGAGTTGACATTGAATACTACTGTTAAAAGTACATTCTTGACAGTAGCAACATTTGTAAGAAATACAACAGGTAGTATTGAAAGTGTAAGAGATGTAAAAGGTGATACAATTCGTACCAACTTCCAAAATATTGGTAATCAAGATGCGTATGGTATGAATGCTTTTGCCAACGTAAGCTTATCGAATAAATTGATGATCGGCTTAGGCGGTGATGTGTATTATGCCAAACTGAACAACAACGTAGCAAATCCATTGTACAATGCTTCAAACTCTGGATGGGTAGCCAACTACCGTATTTTTGGTAGCTATAACCTTGGTAATAACTGGGGTGTTCAAGCATTCGGTTTTTATCGTTCTACTCAGGTGCAGCTACAAGGTTTCCAAGGAGGATTTGGTATTTATAGTTTGAGCTTGAAGAAGGATTTCAAAGATAAAAAAGGAAGTATTGGCTTTGGTGCTGAAAACTTCTTTACACCAAATGGTTTCAAAATTAACAATGAAATCAACTCGCCAATTATTGCTCAGAACAGTACAACTACCTTACGTAACATGAACTTTAAAGTTAACTTTAGTTACAGAATTGGTAAAATGTCATTCGATGCTCCAAGTAAAAGAAAGAAATCGGTTAATAACGATGACTTGAAAGAAGGTGGCGAAGGCGGCGGTGGCGGTCAGCAACAAGGCGGAGCAACTCCTGCAGCAGGTGGAGGCCGTCCAAGATAA
- a CDS encoding M20 family metallo-hydrolase, whose translation MTLQQQLTQDAIGLLKQLIATQSFSKEENNTGNILEEFFRERNIPFRRKINNIWARNQYFNPELPTVLLNSHHDTVKPNPKWTLDPFTPLVKDGILYGLGSNDAGGCLVSLLATFCYYYHRTDLKYNVLFVASAEEEISGVNGLELLLKENDLPEIEFAIVGEPTQMHLAVAEKGLMVVDCVAHGKAGHAAREEGDNAIYKALKDIEWIKNYQFPKISPVLGPIKMSVTVINAGKQHNVVPDSCTFTIDCRVTEQYTLEEVLQTIRENIGSEATPRSVRLKPSAIAHEHPIVQAGLALGRTTYGSPTTSDQAVLDCQSLKLGPGHSERSHTADEFIYLSEIEEGIDLYIKMLNKTII comes from the coding sequence ATGACCCTACAACAACAACTTACCCAAGATGCTATTGGGCTTTTGAAGCAACTGATTGCTACACAATCATTTAGCAAAGAAGAAAACAACACAGGAAATATCCTAGAAGAGTTTTTTAGAGAACGAAATATTCCTTTTCGTAGAAAAATAAATAATATCTGGGCTAGAAACCAGTATTTCAACCCCGAACTTCCAACGGTTTTACTAAACTCTCATCATGATACAGTAAAGCCTAATCCCAAATGGACACTCGACCCCTTTACACCATTAGTAAAAGACGGAATTCTGTACGGTTTGGGAAGCAACGACGCTGGAGGGTGTTTGGTAAGCTTATTGGCTACGTTTTGCTACTATTATCATCGTACCGACCTCAAATATAATGTTTTATTTGTGGCTTCGGCCGAAGAAGAAATATCGGGAGTCAATGGCTTGGAATTGCTCCTCAAGGAAAATGATTTACCCGAAATAGAATTTGCCATTGTAGGCGAACCTACCCAAATGCACCTTGCTGTAGCTGAAAAAGGCTTGATGGTAGTAGACTGTGTAGCTCATGGAAAAGCAGGACACGCCGCCCGAGAAGAAGGCGACAATGCTATCTATAAAGCCCTCAAGGACATAGAGTGGATCAAAAATTATCAGTTCCCCAAAATTTCGCCAGTACTTGGCCCTATCAAAATGTCGGTAACAGTAATTAATGCTGGCAAGCAACACAACGTTGTACCCGATAGCTGTACCTTTACTATCGACTGCCGTGTAACTGAGCAGTATACATTAGAGGAAGTATTACAAACGATTCGTGAAAACATTGGTTCGGAGGCCACTCCTCGCTCTGTTCGGTTAAAGCCTTCGGCAATAGCCCACGAGCACCCAATCGTACAAGCAGGCTTGGCTTTAGGACGCACAACTTATGGCTCGCCCACAACTTCCGACCAAGCTGTACTAGACTGCCAATCGCTTAAATTAGGCCCTGGCCACTCCGAACGCTCGCATACAGCCGACGAGTTTATTTACCTAAGCGAAATCGAAGAGGGCATAGATCTGTACATTAAAATGTTGAACAAAACCATTATTTAG
- a CDS encoding N-acetylornithine carbamoyltransferase encodes MKNFLSVKDAIDVQALVKEALLYKKTPYADKHLGRNRTMGLLFFNSSLRTRLSTQRAAQNLGLELMVMNVGQDSWGLEFEDGAIMNGNKAEHIKEAAPVIGQYCDIVGIRSFPTLTNREEDYAETVLNQFVKYTGKPVVSLESSTRHPLQSLADLITIEELKTKPRPKVVLTWAPHVKALPQAVPNSFAEWMNAADVDFVITHPKGYELAPEFVGNAKVTYNQEEAFEGADFIYAKNWSSYTEYGQILSQDPSWMVTMDKMKLTNNAKFMHCLPVRRNIVVEDAVLDSPNSVVVQQAGNRVWSAQVVLKQILLNVIRAESPYLF; translated from the coding sequence ATGAAAAACTTTCTTTCGGTTAAAGATGCTATTGATGTTCAGGCCCTTGTTAAGGAAGCCTTGTTATATAAGAAAACACCTTATGCTGATAAGCATCTAGGAAGAAATAGGACAATGGGGTTATTGTTCTTCAACTCAAGTTTACGAACACGATTGAGTACACAAAGGGCTGCCCAAAATCTTGGACTCGAATTGATGGTAATGAATGTTGGACAAGACAGCTGGGGCTTAGAGTTTGAGGATGGTGCAATCATGAATGGCAACAAGGCCGAACACATCAAAGAGGCTGCCCCTGTTATTGGTCAATATTGTGATATTGTTGGTATCCGTAGCTTCCCTACCCTCACCAACCGTGAGGAAGATTATGCCGAAACTGTTTTGAACCAATTTGTAAAATATACTGGCAAACCTGTAGTAAGCTTGGAGTCGTCGACGCGTCACCCACTTCAGTCTTTGGCCGATTTAATTACAATTGAGGAATTAAAAACCAAACCTCGCCCAAAGGTTGTACTTACTTGGGCACCTCACGTAAAAGCTTTACCACAGGCCGTACCCAACTCGTTTGCAGAATGGATGAACGCTGCCGATGTGGATTTTGTGATTACACACCCCAAAGGCTACGAGCTTGCCCCCGAGTTTGTGGGCAATGCCAAAGTAACTTACAACCAAGAAGAAGCTTTTGAAGGTGCTGACTTTATTTATGCCAAAAACTGGTCGTCATACACAGAATATGGCCAAATCCTTAGCCAAGACCCTTCATGGATGGTAACTATGGACAAAATGAAGCTGACCAACAATGCTAAGTTTATGCACTGTTTGCCGGTAAGACGTAATATTGTGGTAGAAGATGCTGTTTTGGATTCGCCCAACTCGGTAGTAGTACAACAAGCTGGCAACCGAGTGTGGTCGGCACAGGTGGTACTCAAACAAATTCTGCTAAATGTGATTCGTGCAGAAAGCCCATATTTATTCTAA
- the argH gene encoding argininosuccinate lyase produces MSKLWQKDNTSVNEKIEKFTVGRDPEFDLLLAEFDVLGSLAHTKMLASIGLLEQTELEQVQAELKNIYKGIQQGHFVIEDGIEDVHSQVELMLTRKLGEAGKKIHSGRSRNDQVLVDLKLFTRSKLQELAESTSHLFELLTELSDKFKDVLLPGYTHLQIAMPSSFGLWFGAYAEGLVDDMEMLQTAYRLANKNPLGSGAGYGSSFPLNRTMTTELLGFDNLHYNVVYAQMSRGKTELFAVTAIAQIASTLSRLAMDICLYNSQNFGFIKLPDEMTTGSSIMPHKKNPDVAELLRGKTNKLKGLPNDIMLVMSNLPSGYHREMQILKEILMPAFDEILLCLDMTHFMLSGIEVKEGILDDPKYDLLFSVERVNELVLQGVPFREAYKIIGNEINSGSYSPNRNLQHTHEGSIGNLCNTEIKQMMAQVVDKFGFEKVEKATIALLS; encoded by the coding sequence ATGAGCAAACTCTGGCAAAAAGATAATACTTCTGTTAACGAGAAAATCGAGAAATTTACCGTAGGCCGTGACCCCGAATTTGACCTTCTGTTGGCCGAGTTCGATGTGTTAGGTTCTTTGGCTCATACCAAAATGTTGGCAAGTATTGGCTTATTAGAACAAACCGAACTTGAGCAAGTACAGGCCGAGCTAAAAAATATCTATAAAGGTATTCAGCAGGGTCATTTTGTGATTGAAGATGGCATTGAAGATGTTCACTCACAAGTAGAACTTATGCTTACTCGTAAATTGGGCGAAGCTGGTAAAAAAATCCACTCAGGGCGTTCTCGCAACGATCAAGTGTTGGTTGACCTAAAACTTTTTACCCGCTCAAAACTCCAAGAATTGGCCGAATCGACCAGTCATTTATTTGAGCTATTGACAGAACTTAGCGACAAGTTTAAAGATGTACTATTGCCAGGCTACACGCACTTACAAATTGCCATGCCTTCTAGTTTTGGGCTTTGGTTTGGGGCTTATGCCGAAGGCTTAGTCGATGACATGGAAATGCTACAAACAGCATATCGGTTGGCCAACAAAAACCCACTAGGCTCAGGTGCTGGCTATGGTTCGTCGTTTCCACTAAACCGTACCATGACTACCGAGCTGTTGGGCTTCGACAACCTGCATTACAATGTGGTATACGCTCAAATGTCGCGTGGTAAAACCGAATTATTTGCCGTTACTGCCATTGCCCAAATTGCGTCTACGTTATCTCGCTTGGCCATGGATATTTGCTTATATAACTCGCAAAATTTTGGCTTTATCAAATTACCAGACGAAATGACGACAGGTAGCTCGATTATGCCACACAAAAAAAATCCAGATGTAGCAGAATTATTGCGTGGAAAAACCAATAAACTCAAAGGACTCCCCAACGACATTATGCTTGTAATGAGCAACTTACCATCTGGATACCACCGAGAAATGCAGATTTTGAAAGAAATTTTGATGCCTGCTTTCGATGAAATACTCCTTTGTCTCGACATGACACACTTTATGTTGTCAGGTATAGAAGTAAAAGAAGGTATTTTGGATGACCCTAAATATGATTTATTATTTTCGGTAGAACGTGTCAACGAATTAGTACTTCAAGGTGTTCCATTCCGTGAAGCCTATAAAATTATTGGCAACGAAATCAATTCGGGAAGTTATTCGCCTAATCGTAACTTACAACATACCCACGAAGGAAGTATAGGTAATTTATGTAATACCGAAATCAAACAAATGATGGCTCAGGTTGTAGATAAATTTGGTTTTGAAAAAGTAGAAAAAGCTACAATTGCTTTATTAAGCTAG
- a CDS encoding ADP-ribosylglycohydrolase family protein, which yields MKSKGLIFGIATGDALGVPVEFMSRKHLKTNPVVGMRAYGTHHQPAGTWSDDTSLSLCLVEQLIEGFDLNQLSARICDWYDKGYWTAHGAMFDVGIATRNAIDRLLKDVSPLNSGECDEYSNGNGSLMRILPLAFYVQNKPIDERFKIIKAVSGITHGHTRTIIGCFFAIEYLLNLLQKQEKFQAYSTTQNTVRDYLLSIQTKHAELELYSRILFDDISKTDESEIFSSGYILHTLEASLWAFLITDNFKDAVLKGINLGDDTDTIGSVTGAIAGLYYGFEQIPNEWIQQIARQQDIEELCQRFSQKFDK from the coding sequence ATGAAAAGTAAAGGATTAATTTTTGGCATAGCAACTGGTGATGCACTTGGTGTACCAGTTGAATTTATGAGCCGAAAACATCTTAAAACCAATCCCGTAGTAGGTATGCGTGCTTATGGTACACATCACCAGCCAGCAGGTACGTGGTCGGATGATACCTCCTTATCTCTCTGTTTGGTAGAGCAACTTATCGAGGGTTTTGACCTAAACCAGCTAAGTGCTCGTATTTGTGACTGGTACGACAAAGGTTACTGGACTGCACATGGGGCTATGTTCGACGTAGGTATTGCTACACGTAATGCCATAGATCGACTTCTGAAGGATGTTTCGCCCTTAAATTCGGGCGAGTGCGACGAATATTCTAATGGCAATGGCTCTTTGATGCGTATTTTACCTTTGGCATTTTACGTTCAAAATAAACCAATCGACGAACGCTTCAAAATTATCAAGGCGGTTTCGGGGATTACACATGGACATACCCGTACAATTATTGGTTGTTTTTTTGCGATTGAATACCTCTTGAATTTGTTACAAAAACAAGAAAAATTTCAGGCATACAGCACTACTCAAAATACAGTTCGTGATTATTTGTTGTCTATTCAAACCAAACATGCCGAATTAGAACTATACAGCCGCATTTTATTTGATGATATTTCAAAAACTGATGAGAGCGAAATTTTTTCTTCGGGTTATATCTTACATACATTAGAAGCCTCGCTTTGGGCATTTTTGATAACCGATAACTTTAAAGATGCTGTTCTGAAAGGAATCAACCTAGGCGACGATACCGACACCATTGGTAGCGTTACGGGGGCTATCGCTGGTTTGTATTATGGATTTGAACAAATACCGAACGAATGGATTCAACAAATAGCAAGGCAACAAGATATTGAAGAACTTTGTCAACGATTCAGCCAAAAATTTGATAAATAG
- the argB gene encoding acetylglutamate kinase, whose product MKLTVVKIGGNVIDNQSFCTQFLADFAQIPSPKILVHGGGKIATQIAEKLGIETVMVEGRRITDQAMLDVVTMVYGGLVNKSLVAQLQKFNTNAIGLTGADGGVILSQKRPVKDIDYGFVGDIEKVDTQQIAGMLAQGLTPVFAPLTFDREGNMLNTNADTQAQAVATAMASLFEVNLVYCFEKKGVLANPDDDDSVIPALKPAEYASYKASGAINKGMIPKLDNAFKALAQGVAQVTICHAKEVIEAVNIGNAGTKLSYE is encoded by the coding sequence ATGAAACTAACAGTTGTTAAAATTGGGGGAAATGTTATTGATAATCAATCATTTTGTACACAATTTTTAGCAGACTTTGCCCAAATCCCATCTCCTAAGATTTTGGTGCATGGTGGTGGAAAAATCGCTACACAGATTGCCGAAAAGCTTGGCATCGAAACCGTCATGGTAGAAGGCCGACGTATTACCGACCAAGCTATGCTCGATGTAGTAACAATGGTGTATGGTGGCTTGGTAAACAAGTCATTGGTAGCACAGTTACAAAAATTCAATACCAATGCCATTGGCTTAACAGGTGCCGATGGAGGTGTAATTCTTTCACAAAAACGCCCTGTCAAAGACATTGATTATGGCTTTGTAGGCGATATCGAAAAGGTAGATACACAACAAATTGCTGGAATGCTAGCCCAAGGGCTTACGCCAGTTTTTGCACCACTTACTTTCGACCGTGAGGGAAATATGCTCAATACCAATGCCGATACACAAGCTCAGGCAGTGGCCACAGCCATGGCTTCGTTGTTTGAAGTAAACTTGGTGTATTGTTTTGAGAAAAAAGGGGTACTCGCCAATCCCGATGACGACGACTCTGTGATTCCAGCATTAAAACCTGCCGAATATGCCTCTTATAAGGCTAGTGGGGCTATCAATAAAGGTATGATTCCAAAATTGGACAACGCATTTAAGGCTCTTGCCCAGGGTGTAGCTCAAGTAACAATATGCCATGCCAAAGAGGTAATCGAGGCCGTGAATATAGGGAATGCTGGTACAAAATTGAGCTACGAATAA